In Phreatobacter stygius, a genomic segment contains:
- a CDS encoding CDP-alcohol phosphatidyltransferase family protein yields MSIPNLLTILRILLVPVVVWAISQGRMGVALGIFVFAGITDAVDGYIAKRFDQRTELGAYLDPLADKTLIVSIYVSLAIFGFIPPWVVILVVSRDFMIVGGVLLSTFVDKPLAIQPLLVSKANTVAQIVFAALVLASKGLGLDLDLAIEVAMWAVAVLTLASAGAYLVAWVRHMST; encoded by the coding sequence TCCTGCTCGTCCCCGTCGTGGTCTGGGCAATTTCCCAGGGGCGGATGGGCGTCGCGCTCGGCATCTTCGTTTTCGCCGGCATTACCGATGCGGTCGACGGCTATATCGCCAAGCGGTTCGACCAGCGGACCGAACTCGGCGCCTATCTCGACCCCCTGGCCGACAAGACGCTGATCGTTTCGATCTATGTCTCGCTCGCCATTTTCGGCTTCATTCCGCCCTGGGTGGTCATTCTGGTGGTGTCGCGCGACTTCATGATCGTCGGCGGCGTGCTGTTGTCGACATTTGTCGACAAGCCCTTGGCGATCCAGCCGCTGCTCGTCTCGAAGGCCAATACGGTGGCGCAGATCGTGTTTGCCGCGCTGGTGCTGGCCTCCAAGGGGCTGGGGCTCGATCTCGACCTGGCCATCGAGGTGGCGATGTGGGCCGTCGCGGTGCTGACGCTCGCCTCGGCCGGCGCCTATCTGGTGGCCTGGGTGCGCCACATGTCGACGTGA
- a CDS encoding AI-2E family transporter, whose amino-acid sequence MTLQKQVGFWIGGLVLLILSLYVLRGVLLPFVAGLALAYFLDPIVRRLAKLGLPRTLGALFVIGTFVVLFIGLMFLIVPILANQLTAFIARLPGYVVQLQTLATEQNREWLQKVLGERLPDVSRSVGDLVSQSVGWAAGFLQGLWSGGAAFISLFSLIVVTPVVAFYLLNDWPKIMVKIDSWLPLKHRETILGLMREIDRALAGFLRGQAAVCGILMIFYGVALTASGLNFGLLIGISIGFLSFIPYVGSLTGLILSLGVAIVQFWPNWSMVAIIIGIFVVGQFLEAYVLYPNLVGESVGLHPVSMMFALFAFGALFGFVGLLLAVPLAAAIGVLTRFAIRQYLASPLYTGVPREGPARSEK is encoded by the coding sequence TTGACGCTTCAAAAGCAAGTGGGGTTCTGGATCGGCGGCCTGGTGCTGCTGATCCTGTCCCTCTATGTCCTGCGCGGTGTCCTGCTGCCTTTCGTCGCCGGGCTGGCGCTGGCTTATTTCCTCGACCCGATCGTCCGGCGCCTGGCCAAGCTCGGCCTGCCGCGCACGCTCGGCGCCCTGTTCGTGATCGGCACATTCGTCGTGCTGTTCATTGGCCTGATGTTCCTGATCGTGCCGATCCTGGCCAATCAGCTCACCGCCTTCATCGCGCGGCTGCCCGGTTATGTCGTGCAATTGCAGACGCTGGCGACCGAGCAGAACCGGGAATGGCTCCAGAAGGTGCTCGGCGAGCGGCTGCCCGACGTGTCGCGCTCGGTCGGCGACCTGGTCTCCCAGTCGGTCGGCTGGGCCGCGGGTTTCCTGCAGGGGCTGTGGTCCGGCGGCGCCGCCTTCATTTCGCTGTTCTCGCTGATCGTGGTGACGCCGGTGGTCGCCTTCTATCTCTTGAACGACTGGCCGAAGATCATGGTCAAGATCGATTCCTGGCTGCCGCTGAAGCACAGGGAGACGATCCTCGGCCTGATGCGCGAGATCGACCGGGCGCTGGCCGGCTTCCTGCGCGGCCAGGCCGCGGTCTGCGGCATCCTGATGATCTTCTACGGTGTCGCCTTGACCGCGTCGGGGCTCAATTTCGGCCTGCTGATCGGCATATCCATCGGTTTCCTCAGTTTCATCCCCTATGTCGGCTCGCTCACCGGGCTGATCCTGTCGCTCGGCGTCGCCATCGTGCAGTTCTGGCCGAACTGGTCGATGGTGGCGATCATCATCGGCATCTTCGTGGTCGGGCAATTCCTCGAAGCCTATGTGCTCTATCCCAACCTCGTCGGTGAATCGGTCGGCCTGCATCCGGTCTCGATGATGTTCGCCCTGTTCGCCTTCGGCGCCCTGTTCGGTTTCGTCGGACTTCTGCTGGCCGTGCCGCTGGCGGCTGCGATCGGTGTCTTGACCCGCTTCGCCATCAGGCAGTACCTCGCAAGCCCGCTCTATACGGGTGTGCCCCGGGAAGGTCCGGCTCGGTCGGAAAAGTGA